Proteins from one Polynucleobacter wuianus genomic window:
- a CDS encoding F0F1 ATP synthase subunit delta, protein MAELATIARPYAEALFQSAKPAELASILEQLNELAQLAALPEVAGLSNNPKVSADDLTKLLSGMVKTKLDGKVASFLSLVNQSHRLAAIPEIAHQFEAMKNKSEGAAEVNITSAFPLEGSALNDLLSSLKKRFGGKELRPTIQVDPTLIGGVRIQVGDEVMDSSVKAQLAQMQVSLGA, encoded by the coding sequence ATGGCTGAGTTAGCCACGATTGCTCGCCCTTATGCTGAGGCGCTTTTTCAAAGCGCTAAGCCTGCCGAACTTGCTTCAATATTGGAGCAACTAAATGAGTTGGCTCAGCTTGCTGCGCTACCTGAAGTTGCTGGTTTATCCAACAACCCCAAAGTTTCTGCAGATGACTTGACCAAGCTTTTATCTGGCATGGTGAAGACAAAGTTAGATGGAAAAGTAGCGAGCTTTTTAAGTCTTGTGAATCAAAGCCATCGCTTAGCAGCCATCCCTGAAATTGCTCATCAATTTGAAGCAATGAAGAATAAGAGCGAAGGCGCAGCAGAAGTAAACATTACCAGCGCATTCCCTTTAGAGGGTTCTGCGTTAAATGATTTGTTGTCAAGTTTGAAGAAGCGCTTTGGGGGTAAAGAATTGCGCCCAACTATTCAAGTTGACCCAACATTGATTGGCGGAGTTCGCATTCAAGTTGGCGACGAAGTAATGGATAGTTCTGTGAAAGCACAGTTAGCTCAAATGCAAGTAAGTCTTGGCGCATAA
- the atpE gene encoding F0F1 ATP synthase subunit C, translating to MQAFLANIQGLTAIGIGLIIGLGALGACLGIGLMGGKFIEGAARQPELINELQTKMFLLAGLIDAAFLIGVGVAMLFAFANPLLAVIK from the coding sequence ATGCAAGCATTCTTAGCCAACATTCAAGGACTAACCGCTATCGGTATTGGCCTCATCATCGGCCTTGGCGCATTAGGAGCCTGTTTGGGCATTGGCCTTATGGGTGGTAAGTTCATTGAGGGCGCTGCCCGTCAACCAGAGCTCATCAACGAATTGCAAACCAAAATGTTCCTTTTGGCTGGTTTGATCGACGCTGCGTTTTTGATCGGCGTTGGTGTTGCAATGTTGTTTGCTTTCGCAAACCCACTGCTCGCAGTTATTAAGTAA
- the atpB gene encoding F0F1 ATP synthase subunit A, with translation MSSEVNAAAEVGHHAATEALTPTAYIAEHLQNLNNIGGPQASIIDFSVIHFDTMFWTTLMGLITVLLLVIAARRASPGVPGRFQCLVEMLVEMVETQSKGIVHGDRSYIAPLALFVFCWIILLNTLDLVPVDWIVGVNHFIEGYGVHVPHHKIVPTTDLNATLGMSFSVLLLVFFYSFKVKGFGGFMHELVSAPFGAKWYLAPFNLILNIIEYVAKGVSLGMRLFGNMYAGELIFLLIALLGSMWTFNLDLYMLGFVGNVLAGSAWAIFHILVILLQAFIFMMLTLVYIGQAHSHH, from the coding sequence ATGTCTAGCGAAGTTAACGCAGCAGCAGAAGTAGGCCACCACGCGGCCACCGAAGCGCTTACACCGACCGCTTATATTGCAGAGCATCTGCAAAACCTCAACAATATTGGGGGGCCACAGGCATCCATTATTGACTTCAGCGTTATTCACTTTGACACCATGTTTTGGACCACCTTGATGGGTTTGATAACGGTCCTTTTGTTGGTGATAGCTGCTCGTAGAGCTTCCCCTGGCGTACCCGGCCGCTTTCAGTGCTTGGTTGAAATGCTGGTTGAAATGGTTGAGACCCAATCAAAGGGAATTGTTCACGGCGACAGATCTTATATTGCGCCTTTGGCACTATTCGTTTTTTGCTGGATCATTCTTTTAAATACACTTGATTTAGTTCCAGTAGATTGGATCGTTGGCGTAAACCACTTCATCGAGGGTTATGGCGTGCATGTGCCACACCATAAAATTGTTCCAACTACTGATTTGAACGCCACCCTAGGCATGTCTTTCTCAGTGCTGTTATTGGTCTTCTTCTACAGCTTTAAGGTAAAAGGCTTTGGCGGCTTTATGCATGAGCTAGTCTCAGCCCCTTTCGGTGCAAAGTGGTATCTAGCCCCATTTAATTTAATCCTCAACATCATTGAGTATGTTGCTAAAGGCGTTTCTTTGGGAATGCGACTTTTTGGAAACATGTATGCGGGCGAATTGATCTTTTTGTTGATCGCCCTCTTAGGAAGCATGTGGACCTTTAATTTAGATTTGTACATGCTTGGCTTTGTGGGCAATGTGCTCGCTGGCTCTGCTTGGGCAATCTTCCACATCTTGGTCATTTTGTTGCAAGCTTTTATTTTCATGATGTTGACTTTGGTTTACATAGGCCAAGCTCATAGTCACCATTAA
- a CDS encoding F0F1 ATP synthase subunit epsilon, with protein sequence MSTIRVDVVSAERSIFSGEAKFVALPGESGELGILRGHTPLITRIRPGSVRIEKADGDEEFVFVAGGYLEVQPDHVTVLADTAIRGHDLDEAKAIEAKKRAEEAMQNRGTDFDLALAQSEFAMAAAQLAAIARFRRKK encoded by the coding sequence ATGTCAACCATACGCGTCGATGTAGTAAGTGCTGAGCGATCCATTTTCAGTGGAGAGGCTAAATTTGTAGCCCTTCCTGGTGAAAGCGGCGAGCTCGGCATCTTGCGCGGCCACACTCCTTTGATTACACGCATTCGTCCGGGCTCAGTTCGTATTGAAAAGGCTGATGGTGATGAAGAGTTTGTTTTCGTTGCGGGTGGCTATTTAGAGGTTCAGCCAGATCACGTAACTGTATTAGCCGATACTGCTATTCGCGGCCATGATCTTGATGAAGCAAAAGCGATTGAAGCCAAGAAGCGTGCTGAAGAGGCTATGCAAAATCGTGGCACTGACTTTGATTTGGCCTTAGCCCAATCTGAGTTTGCAATGGCAGCGGCTCAGCTAGCCGCTATTGCACGTTTCCGTCGTAAAAAGTAA
- a CDS encoding F0F1 ATP synthase subunit B, translated as MNLNATLFAQMIVFFVLWWVVARFVWPPLVKALDERSTKIADGLAAAERGKEELALANNAAELELSKARQEGVLRVAEAEKRAQMSADEIRANAQAEATRIISQAKEDADQQVTRAREVLRAEVAVLAVKGAEQILRREVDAKAHGALLDQLKAEL; from the coding sequence GTGAATCTGAACGCGACCCTATTCGCGCAAATGATCGTCTTCTTCGTCTTATGGTGGGTTGTTGCACGCTTTGTGTGGCCACCGCTGGTTAAGGCGCTAGATGAGCGTTCAACCAAAATTGCTGATGGTTTGGCTGCTGCCGAGCGTGGAAAAGAAGAATTGGCACTCGCTAACAATGCTGCTGAATTAGAGCTCTCAAAAGCTCGCCAAGAAGGCGTCCTGAGGGTAGCTGAGGCAGAAAAGCGCGCACAAATGTCAGCTGATGAAATCCGTGCTAACGCACAAGCTGAAGCAACGCGCATTATTTCTCAAGCTAAAGAAGATGCAGACCAACAGGTTACTCGTGCTCGTGAAGTTTTGCGTGCTGAAGTTGCTGTATTAGCCGTCAAAGGCGCCGAGCAAATTTTGCGTCGGGAAGTTGACGCTAAGGCTCACGGCGCATTGCTTGATCAACTTAAGGCAGAGCTTTGA
- the gcvH gene encoding glycine cleavage system protein GcvH yields the protein MNSQDTFKFAETHEWADLENDGLVWVGISNHAQEALGDVMFFQAPKLGQQVKQGDAIAVIESVKAASDIHAPVSGEIVELNAEVDASPELVNEKPYGVWLFKIKPASDESLVSDLNQLLNIEKYNSGPGA from the coding sequence ATGAATAGCCAAGATACATTTAAATTTGCAGAAACTCATGAATGGGCCGATCTAGAAAACGATGGCTTAGTATGGGTTGGCATTAGCAATCATGCCCAAGAGGCACTGGGTGATGTGATGTTCTTTCAGGCGCCTAAGCTTGGCCAACAAGTTAAGCAGGGTGATGCAATTGCAGTCATCGAATCCGTCAAGGCGGCGAGCGATATTCATGCGCCAGTAAGTGGTGAAATCGTCGAGCTCAATGCAGAGGTAGATGCATCACCAGAATTGGTAAATGAAAAGCCTTATGGTGTTTGGTTATTCAAAATTAAACCGGCTTCTGATGAGAGCCTTGTATCAGACTTAAATCAACTCTTGAATATAGAAAAATATAACTCTGGCCCAGGAGCTTGA
- the atpD gene encoding F0F1 ATP synthase subunit beta yields the protein MSNGNIVQCIGPVVDIQFPRDKMPNIYDALTLVESNEKSFAEKGLTFEVQQQIGDGVVRAIAMGASDGLRRGMEVKSTGKPISVPVGPATLGRIMDVLGRPIDDAGPIATEERRAIHQPAPKFDELSPSVDLLETGIKVIDLVCPFAKGGKVGLFGGAGVGKTVNMMELINNIAKQHSGLSVFAGVGERTREGNDFYHEMKESNVIDKVAMVFGQMNEPPGNRLRVALTGLTMAEAFRDEGRDILFFVDNIYRYTLAGTEVSALLGRMPSAVGYQPTLAEEMGKLQERITSTKTGSVTSIQAVYVPADDLTDPSPATTFLHLDSTVVLSRDIAALGIYPAVDPLDSTSRQLDPQVVGQEHYEVARDVQMTLQRYKELRDIIAILGMDELSPEDKLAVSRARKIQRFLSQPFHVAEVFTGSPGKYVPLKETIRGFKMICSGELDHLPEQAFYMVGSIDEAIEKAKKL from the coding sequence ATGAGTAACGGAAATATCGTGCAATGTATCGGTCCAGTGGTGGACATTCAGTTCCCACGCGACAAAATGCCAAACATTTATGATGCGTTGACATTAGTTGAAAGTAACGAAAAATCATTTGCTGAAAAAGGTTTGACCTTTGAAGTTCAGCAACAAATCGGTGATGGCGTAGTTCGCGCTATTGCTATGGGTGCGAGCGATGGCTTGCGTCGTGGCATGGAAGTGAAATCTACCGGTAAGCCTATTTCTGTGCCAGTTGGCCCGGCAACACTTGGCCGCATTATGGACGTTTTGGGCCGCCCAATTGATGATGCTGGCCCGATTGCCACTGAAGAGCGTCGCGCTATTCACCAACCAGCTCCAAAGTTTGATGAACTCTCCCCATCCGTTGACTTGTTAGAAACAGGCATTAAGGTTATCGACCTAGTTTGCCCGTTCGCTAAAGGCGGTAAGGTTGGCTTGTTCGGTGGCGCGGGTGTTGGTAAGACCGTGAACATGATGGAATTGATTAACAACATTGCTAAGCAACACTCAGGTTTGTCAGTGTTTGCAGGTGTTGGTGAGCGTACTCGTGAAGGTAATGACTTCTATCACGAGATGAAAGAATCTAACGTTATCGACAAAGTGGCGATGGTGTTTGGTCAGATGAACGAGCCTCCTGGCAACCGTTTGCGCGTTGCATTGACTGGTTTGACAATGGCGGAAGCGTTCCGTGACGAAGGTCGTGACATTTTGTTCTTCGTTGATAACATCTACCGTTATACATTGGCTGGTACTGAAGTTTCTGCGTTGCTCGGTCGTATGCCTTCTGCCGTAGGTTACCAACCTACCTTGGCTGAAGAGATGGGTAAATTGCAAGAGCGTATTACCTCTACTAAGACTGGTTCTGTTACATCTATTCAGGCCGTTTACGTTCCTGCCGATGACTTGACCGATCCGTCACCAGCGACAACCTTCTTGCACTTAGATTCCACTGTTGTGTTGTCACGTGACATCGCTGCATTGGGTATTTATCCAGCAGTTGATCCATTGGATTCAACCAGCCGTCAGCTCGACCCACAAGTGGTTGGCCAAGAGCATTATGAAGTGGCACGCGATGTACAGATGACATTGCAACGTTACAAAGAATTGCGCGACATTATTGCGATTTTGGGTATGGATGAATTGTCACCAGAAGACAAATTGGCTGTATCACGTGCTCGTAAGATTCAACGTTTCTTGTCACAGCCTTTCCACGTTGCTGAAGTGTTTACTGGTTCACCAGGCAAATACGTTCCATTGAAAGAAACTATCCGTGGTTTCAAAATGATCTGCAGCGGCGAATTGGATCACTTGCCAGAGCAAGCGTTCTACATGGTGGGTTCAATTGATGAAGCCATCGAGAAAGCCAAGAAGCTTTAA
- the atpG gene encoding F0F1 ATP synthase subunit gamma, translated as MAGTKEIRSKIKSVQNTRKITKAMEMVAASKMRRAQERMRNARPYAEKIREIVANLSKANPEYRPAYMATREVKKVGTILVTTDKGLCGGLNTNVLRLVANQVRELQENNVEIAYTAIGSKGLQFLNRSKAKLISQTIQIGDTPHLDVLIGAITAQLEAFEKGEIDAVYLAYTRFVNAMKQEPVLEKLLPLEPAALTPEDKSGPSWDYIYEPDAESILNGLLKRYVEAMIYQAVAENMASEQSARMVSMKAASDNAKNVIGELQLDYNKTRQAAITKELSEIVGGAAAV; from the coding sequence ATGGCCGGCACAAAAGAGATACGATCAAAGATCAAGAGCGTGCAAAACACGCGCAAGATCACGAAGGCAATGGAGATGGTCGCCGCATCCAAGATGCGTCGCGCCCAGGAGCGCATGCGTAATGCGCGACCATACGCTGAAAAAATTCGTGAAATTGTTGCCAATCTTTCTAAAGCAAATCCTGAGTATCGCCCTGCTTACATGGCGACTCGTGAAGTGAAGAAGGTTGGCACGATCTTGGTTACTACAGACAAGGGCTTGTGCGGCGGTTTAAATACCAACGTACTGCGTTTGGTCGCTAACCAAGTGCGCGAATTGCAAGAAAACAATGTTGAGATTGCGTATACCGCAATTGGTTCAAAAGGTTTGCAATTTTTGAATCGCTCAAAAGCAAAACTCATTTCTCAAACTATCCAAATTGGTGACACACCACATTTAGATGTGTTGATTGGTGCGATTACTGCCCAATTAGAAGCGTTTGAAAAAGGCGAGATTGATGCTGTTTATTTGGCATACACCCGCTTTGTAAATGCAATGAAACAAGAGCCTGTTTTGGAAAAGCTTTTGCCTTTGGAGCCAGCTGCTTTGACTCCAGAAGACAAATCAGGCCCATCTTGGGATTACATTTACGAGCCTGATGCTGAATCCATTTTGAATGGCTTATTAAAGCGTTACGTTGAGGCAATGATTTATCAGGCGGTTGCTGAAAACATGGCTTCCGAGCAATCTGCACGCATGGTCTCAATGAAAGCTGCGTCAGACAATGCTAAGAATGTGATCGGCGAATTGCAATTGGATTACAACAAAACACGACAAGCTGCTATTACCAAAGAGTTGTCTGAAATTGTTGGTGGAGCGGCTGCGGTTTAA
- the priA gene encoding replication restart helicase PriA, whose translation MAPPILVQVVVDKPLAQGFDYLWDQEALGVAPEIGHVVEIPFGRSTLVGLVIKVSDHSEYEINKLKSVTKLAPLPPMDAAALRLMNFASQYYIHGLGETIIPTIPQMWKKSSDWEKTLEKINPSEVKKPQKKKIEEPARSEGYIDESQLNEAQENALNQLRVSGVENEFKATLLQGQTGSGKTAVFLNWLKTILNVEGSQALILVPEINLTPQLERRVRAYFPNKKMVVLHSGVSEKKRGVAWYEAITGKAQIVLGTRLAALTPMPNLRAIVVDEEHDPSYKQQDGIRYSARDLAVWRAHDLKIPILLSSATPSLETWMAAKSGRYQYLRLDQRAQGASLPKVHLINTKDPQNQFSPGDANKPVAKISLSKPLVNAINKNLQNKKQSLVLINRRGYAPVLSCSACSWLSKCQQCSSYMVMHKAGALGRKPVLSCHHCGLVKTIPTHCPDCGNADLKTLGQGTQKLEDSIEEAWSSARVLRVDTDSSRKSKGAEELFQEIHDGNVDIVVGTQMIAKGHDYQNIGLVAVVDADSRLFSQDFRAAERLFAQLVQVAGRAGRASKDDEQSGDIYIETQFPEAAVFQYLLRHDVDGFLSHIANERDEAKLPPFSYQGMVHAEAKSLDKAIQFLNALKGHLKTQGLISQGLRVYDPVPKSMVRVAGVERAQLVLESDDRRQLQDVLEAIDLDLRDSSQGRISKNEKVRWLIERDPISI comes from the coding sequence ATGGCCCCACCTATATTGGTTCAAGTAGTTGTTGATAAGCCCTTGGCACAGGGTTTTGACTATTTGTGGGACCAAGAAGCGCTGGGAGTAGCCCCTGAAATTGGGCATGTCGTTGAGATTCCTTTTGGCCGCTCAACGCTGGTCGGATTAGTAATTAAAGTAAGCGATCACTCTGAATATGAGATCAATAAATTAAAGTCAGTAACGAAGTTAGCCCCGTTACCGCCAATGGATGCAGCAGCACTTAGGCTAATGAATTTTGCAAGCCAGTACTACATCCATGGTCTTGGGGAAACGATTATTCCCACCATTCCACAGATGTGGAAAAAGTCATCGGACTGGGAAAAGACTCTGGAAAAGATAAATCCCTCCGAAGTAAAGAAACCCCAAAAGAAAAAAATTGAAGAGCCAGCGCGTAGCGAGGGCTACATCGATGAATCACAATTGAATGAGGCTCAAGAGAATGCCTTAAATCAACTCCGAGTGAGTGGCGTAGAAAACGAATTCAAGGCCACCCTATTGCAAGGGCAAACTGGCAGCGGCAAAACGGCTGTTTTCTTGAATTGGTTAAAAACTATTCTGAACGTTGAGGGTTCTCAAGCACTTATCTTGGTGCCAGAAATTAATTTGACGCCGCAATTAGAGCGCAGAGTACGCGCCTATTTCCCAAATAAAAAAATGGTGGTTCTGCACAGTGGCGTTAGTGAAAAAAAACGTGGGGTTGCTTGGTATGAAGCCATCACTGGAAAAGCACAAATCGTTTTGGGAACAAGATTGGCCGCTCTAACGCCAATGCCTAATCTTCGCGCGATTGTGGTTGATGAGGAGCATGACCCTTCGTATAAACAACAAGATGGCATCCGCTATTCTGCTAGAGATCTTGCGGTGTGGCGCGCTCATGATTTAAAGATTCCAATATTGCTCTCTTCGGCAACGCCCTCTCTAGAAACCTGGATGGCAGCCAAATCAGGGCGCTATCAATATCTCCGGCTAGATCAGCGTGCACAAGGAGCAAGCTTGCCCAAAGTGCATTTGATCAATACAAAAGATCCTCAAAATCAATTTAGCCCTGGTGATGCAAATAAGCCGGTAGCAAAGATTTCATTAAGCAAACCCCTTGTTAATGCCATTAACAAGAATCTACAAAACAAAAAGCAAAGTTTGGTTTTAATTAACCGCAGAGGCTATGCACCCGTGCTCAGTTGCAGCGCGTGTTCATGGCTATCCAAATGCCAGCAATGTAGCTCATACATGGTGATGCACAAAGCCGGCGCTTTGGGTCGAAAGCCGGTATTGAGCTGTCACCATTGCGGTTTGGTGAAAACTATTCCAACGCATTGCCCAGATTGCGGCAATGCAGACTTAAAAACCCTCGGGCAAGGGACCCAAAAGCTAGAGGACTCTATTGAAGAAGCCTGGTCAAGCGCAAGAGTTTTGCGAGTGGATACAGATTCCAGCCGTAAGAGCAAGGGTGCTGAAGAGTTGTTTCAAGAAATTCATGATGGGAATGTCGATATTGTGGTTGGTACCCAAATGATTGCCAAAGGGCATGACTATCAAAATATTGGCTTGGTTGCAGTGGTAGATGCCGACAGTCGTTTGTTCTCTCAGGACTTTCGTGCAGCAGAAAGATTGTTTGCTCAACTGGTTCAGGTTGCAGGCCGAGCTGGGCGTGCCAGCAAGGATGACGAGCAGAGTGGCGACATTTATATCGAGACGCAATTTCCTGAGGCGGCGGTATTTCAATATCTACTACGCCATGATGTGGATGGTTTTTTATCCCACATTGCTAATGAACGAGATGAAGCTAAATTGCCCCCCTTCTCCTACCAAGGAATGGTGCATGCAGAAGCAAAGAGTTTGGATAAGGCAATTCAATTTTTAAATGCCCTAAAGGGCCATTTAAAGACTCAAGGTCTTATTTCTCAGGGGTTGCGGGTCTATGACCCGGTCCCAAAAAGCATGGTTCGGGTTGCGGGAGTAGAGCGAGCTCAGCTAGTGCTGGAGTCCGATGATCGTAGGCAATTGCAGGATGTGCTTGAAGCAATTGATCTAGATTTACGTGATAGCTCGCAGGGGCGCATTAGTAAGAACGAGAAAGTTCGTTGGTTGATCGAGCGTGACCCAATCTCAATCTAA
- the atpA gene encoding F0F1 ATP synthase subunit alpha yields MQLNPSEISELIKSRISELGVDSQVRNEGTVISVTDGICRVHGLSGVMQGEMLEFPNNTIGLALNLERDSVGAVVLGEYTHIKEGDSVKCTGRILEVPVGPELLGRVVNALGQPIDGKGPINTKLTDFIEKVAPGVIARQSVSQPVQTGLKAIDAMVPIGRGQRELIIGDRQTGKTAVAVDAIINQKGKGVYCVYVAIGQKASTIANVVRKLTELGAMEYTVVVAASASESAAMQYLSAYAGCTMGEYFRDRGEDALIVYDDLTKQAVAYRQISLLLRRPPGREAYPGDVFYLHSRLLERAARVNAEYVEKFTNGAVKGKTGSLTALPIIETQAGDVSAFVPTNVISITDGQIFLETDLFNAGVRPAINAGISVSRVGGAAQTKVIKKLSGGIRTDLAQYRELAAFAQFASDLDEATRKQLERGRRVTELCKQAQYKPLQVWEMAASLYAVNNGFFDDLEVKNVLAFEKGLQDHLKSKYADLVGRIEDTKDLSKEDEAALRAAIEDYKRSAAF; encoded by the coding sequence ATGCAACTCAACCCTTCCGAGATCAGCGAACTGATCAAAAGCCGAATTAGCGAATTGGGCGTTGACTCCCAAGTTCGCAACGAAGGCACTGTTATTTCAGTGACCGACGGTATTTGCCGCGTACACGGTTTGTCTGGTGTGATGCAGGGCGAAATGTTGGAATTCCCAAACAACACTATCGGCCTCGCTTTGAACCTTGAGCGTGATTCTGTTGGTGCTGTGGTGTTGGGTGAATACACCCACATTAAAGAAGGCGACTCAGTGAAATGTACGGGCCGCATTTTGGAAGTTCCAGTTGGGCCAGAATTGCTTGGTCGCGTAGTAAACGCGCTCGGCCAGCCAATTGATGGCAAAGGCCCAATCAATACCAAGTTAACTGACTTTATTGAAAAAGTTGCTCCTGGCGTTATCGCACGTCAATCTGTTAGCCAGCCAGTTCAAACTGGTTTGAAGGCGATTGATGCGATGGTTCCAATTGGCCGTGGTCAGCGTGAGTTGATCATTGGCGACCGCCAAACTGGTAAGACAGCAGTTGCGGTTGACGCGATCATTAACCAAAAAGGTAAGGGCGTTTATTGCGTTTACGTTGCGATTGGTCAAAAAGCTTCCACTATTGCTAACGTTGTTCGCAAGCTCACAGAATTGGGCGCGATGGAGTATACCGTTGTTGTTGCAGCGAGTGCTTCTGAGTCTGCAGCGATGCAGTACCTCTCTGCCTACGCAGGTTGCACCATGGGTGAATACTTCCGTGATCGTGGCGAAGATGCATTGATTGTTTACGATGACTTGACCAAGCAAGCGGTTGCTTATCGCCAAATTTCCTTGTTGCTCCGCCGCCCACCAGGCCGCGAAGCTTATCCTGGCGACGTGTTCTACCTCCACTCACGTTTGCTCGAGCGCGCTGCTCGTGTAAATGCCGAGTATGTTGAGAAGTTCACTAATGGTGCAGTAAAAGGTAAGACAGGCTCATTGACAGCATTGCCAATTATTGAAACTCAAGCTGGTGACGTTTCTGCATTCGTTCCAACCAACGTGATTTCGATTACTGACGGTCAGATCTTCTTGGAAACAGACTTGTTTAACGCTGGTGTACGCCCTGCGATTAACGCCGGTATTTCTGTATCCCGTGTTGGTGGTGCAGCACAAACTAAGGTCATCAAGAAACTGTCTGGCGGTATTCGTACCGACTTGGCGCAATATCGTGAATTGGCAGCGTTTGCTCAGTTCGCATCTGATCTTGACGAAGCAACCCGTAAACAGCTCGAGCGCGGTCGTCGCGTTACCGAATTATGTAAGCAAGCTCAATACAAGCCGCTCCAAGTTTGGGAAATGGCTGCCTCACTCTATGCAGTTAATAATGGCTTCTTCGACGACCTCGAAGTGAAGAACGTATTGGCATTCGAAAAAGGCTTGCAAGATCATTTGAAATCTAAATATGCAGACTTAGTTGGACGCATTGAAGATACTAAAGATTTGAGCAAAGAAGACGAAGCCGCTTTGCGTGCTGCGATTGAGGACTACAAGCGTTCAGCAGCCTTCTAA
- a CDS encoding ATP synthase subunit I, which produces MLPINTPCGMNFVNKQQQISTREWDEIEEDTFKSLTKEEMDALRKAKPRNFASINSWWIVLSQVVLTLAIAGACFVFSSQDDKSVYTYSALVGGLIGFLPSALFLMRIEAAKKSVKSSPGGFLAAVVSGEFIKILATIVLFIGFALKQPDLKWIPLLVTYLATLKCYLLGWFWK; this is translated from the coding sequence TTGCTGCCGATTAACACCCCTTGTGGAATGAATTTTGTGAACAAACAGCAGCAGATAAGTACTCGTGAGTGGGATGAAATCGAGGAAGACACCTTTAAATCTCTCACCAAAGAGGAAATGGATGCATTGCGTAAAGCAAAGCCACGCAATTTTGCTTCCATCAATTCATGGTGGATTGTTTTAAGTCAGGTGGTGCTTACCCTAGCAATTGCAGGCGCTTGCTTCGTTTTTTCAAGTCAGGACGACAAAAGCGTTTATACTTATTCGGCTTTAGTAGGCGGTTTGATTGGATTTTTGCCTTCCGCGTTGTTTTTAATGCGCATAGAGGCGGCGAAAAAAAGTGTCAAATCCAGCCCCGGCGGCTTTTTGGCGGCAGTGGTTTCTGGCGAATTTATCAAAATCCTAGCAACTATTGTTTTGTTCATAGGCTTTGCCCTAAAGCAGCCTGATTTGAAATGGATCCCGTTGCTTGTTACTTATTTGGCTACCCTCAAATGTTATCTGTTGGGGTGGTTTTGGAAGTAG
- the hemE gene encoding uroporphyrinogen decarboxylase, whose protein sequence is MSLLLNDRFLKACLGEAVDQTPLWLMRQAGRYLPEYNATRARAGSFLGLAKNPAYATEVTLQPLDRYPLDAAILFSDILTIPDAMGLGLKFTAGEGPSFDHPLRTEDAVKKLRIADMSELKYVFEAVSEIRKALIQDGKQRIPLIGFSGSPWTLACYMIDGSSSDDFRHAKTMMFSRPDLLQHILDINAQSVAAYLTEQVKAGAQALMIFDTWGGMLPDGWYQKMSLASMQKVIGLLPREHEGRKIPVIMFTKGGAIWLNDMAQVGADVIAMDWTMSLSRARKQLLALNKPLALQGNLDPLILFSGPAEIAKQTSMVLDDLASAPALKSGLHPLDGHVFNLGHGISQFTPPESVTALAETVINHSKALRSKQ, encoded by the coding sequence ATCTCCTTGTTGTTAAATGATCGGTTTTTGAAGGCCTGCCTGGGCGAAGCGGTTGATCAAACACCGCTTTGGCTCATGCGACAAGCTGGACGTTATCTCCCAGAGTACAACGCTACTCGTGCCAGAGCCGGAAGTTTTCTCGGGCTCGCAAAAAATCCCGCATACGCTACTGAAGTAACTCTTCAGCCTTTGGATCGCTATCCATTGGATGCCGCAATTTTATTCTCTGATATTTTGACGATTCCCGATGCCATGGGATTGGGCTTGAAATTTACTGCTGGCGAGGGCCCAAGCTTTGATCACCCTCTTCGTACCGAAGATGCGGTCAAGAAATTACGGATCGCCGATATGAGCGAGCTGAAGTATGTATTTGAGGCGGTATCAGAAATTCGTAAGGCGCTAATACAAGATGGCAAGCAACGCATTCCATTGATTGGTTTCTCTGGAAGCCCATGGACATTAGCTTGTTACATGATTGATGGCTCTAGTTCGGATGATTTTCGTCATGCTAAAACCATGATGTTTAGTCGCCCAGACTTGTTGCAACATATTTTGGATATCAATGCCCAATCAGTTGCTGCGTATTTAACTGAACAAGTAAAAGCCGGCGCTCAAGCGCTGATGATTTTTGATACTTGGGGTGGCATGCTGCCAGACGGTTGGTATCAAAAGATGTCTTTGGCCTCTATGCAAAAAGTCATTGGCTTGTTACCAAGAGAGCACGAAGGCAGAAAAATTCCGGTGATCATGTTCACCAAGGGCGGCGCTATTTGGCTAAACGATATGGCTCAAGTAGGTGCTGATGTCATTGCAATGGATTGGACGATGTCGCTCAGTCGCGCACGCAAACAATTGCTTGCATTAAATAAGCCGCTGGCATTGCAAGGCAATTTAGATCCGCTGATTCTCTTTTCGGGCCCTGCAGAGATTGCAAAGCAAACAAGTATGGTTTTGGACGACCTTGCCAGTGCGCCGGCCTTAAAATCAGGCCTGCATCCTTTGGATGGCCACGTATTTAACCTGGGGCATGGAATTTCTCAATTCACGCCCCCAGAAAGCGTCACCGCTCTGGCCGAAACGGTCATTAACCACTCTAAGGCTCTTAGATCAAAGCAATAA